A region from the Desulfoglaeba alkanexedens ALDC genome encodes:
- a CDS encoding murein hydrolase activator EnvC family protein, whose translation MTKRMTDSLVVTLIALLAWVCTVPAGRAARPEGPAELASGADGRRERILDQLETLEAKMTRVASKLEEAAREREALEERRQDLEERLEQSRIALQALREKLESRLVALYKFSGMGYLFPLLTAGDLESGIHAVKAMGELLKSDKVLFAALNAEQTSLEALRRELEEKERSRAAVQSRLEEKKAVLEELRNEKIQLLVCLQEEPRLKAGEPGGAVFGERKSRAADPEADPVPFSQRRGQLPLPASGQVFTGKEGKKDSPYYSILYNNGIILRAPAGEPVKAIHPGVVVFAGWFKGYGNLMIIDHGQHYYSLMAHLDRLRKKAGDRVGESEVVGVVGETGSIDGPKLYFEIRHGGRPVDVRDWVNLGKVAKR comes from the coding sequence ATGACGAAGCGGATGACCGACTCCCTCGTGGTGACTCTGATCGCTCTCCTCGCGTGGGTTTGCACGGTACCTGCCGGACGGGCCGCCCGACCCGAGGGTCCGGCGGAGCTCGCTTCGGGGGCCGATGGACGGCGGGAACGGATTCTCGATCAACTGGAGACCCTGGAAGCAAAAATGACTCGGGTCGCTTCAAAACTGGAGGAAGCAGCCAGGGAACGTGAAGCGCTCGAAGAGCGCCGGCAGGACCTGGAGGAACGCCTCGAGCAGTCCCGGATCGCCCTTCAGGCGTTGCGGGAGAAACTGGAATCCCGCCTGGTGGCGCTCTACAAGTTCAGTGGAATGGGCTACCTGTTTCCCCTGCTGACGGCGGGCGACCTGGAGTCGGGGATCCATGCCGTCAAGGCGATGGGTGAGCTGCTGAAAAGCGATAAGGTTCTGTTCGCCGCGCTCAACGCGGAACAGACGTCCCTGGAAGCGCTCCGGAGGGAACTTGAAGAAAAGGAAAGAAGCCGTGCCGCTGTCCAGTCGCGGCTGGAGGAGAAGAAGGCGGTCCTGGAAGAGCTCAGAAACGAAAAGATACAGCTCTTGGTATGCCTTCAGGAAGAACCCCGCCTGAAGGCTGGAGAGCCCGGCGGCGCCGTTTTCGGCGAGCGGAAGAGCCGTGCCGCCGATCCAGAGGCCGACCCCGTCCCGTTTTCGCAGCGGCGCGGCCAACTCCCCCTTCCCGCCTCCGGACAGGTGTTCACCGGGAAAGAAGGAAAAAAAGATTCTCCATATTATTCAATTTTATATAATAATGGCATTATCCTTCGGGCCCCGGCGGGAGAACCCGTGAAGGCGATTCATCCCGGGGTGGTGGTGTTTGCGGGGTGGTTCAAGGGTTACGGAAACCTGATGATCATCGACCATGGCCAGCATTATTACAGCTTGATGGCTCATCTGGACCGCCTGCGCAAAAAGGCGGGAGATCGAGTCGGGGAGTCGGAAGTGGTGGGGGTGGTGGGTGAGACGGGAAGTATCGACGGGCCTAAGCTGTACTTCGAGATTCGACACGGCG
- a CDS encoding cell division protein FtsX, translating into MVIERFLFHLRRAVENLKVNLFATSLSVLTLALCLLLLGTFSVAFWAVRQWVPQWMAEAKAVAYLRDGVSDDRLHALARELERWPEVDSVVPVPREEAWRRLQERLDRWRDVFDGFESNPLPDSLEISFRPGAVTAEEMDGLVEKIEAIAEVEDVYSGSVWQRKIEGALHLIQVVGIALVALLFFATTLIVSNTVKLTVLARRNEIEVYSIVGATEGFIRLPFVLEGLLQGVMGGVLAAGPLTFALLAARRILPEPLAETLALGPQEILECLFGLLLVGVLLSCLGSWLALRRFLKV; encoded by the coding sequence TTGGTTATAGAACGATTCCTTTTTCACCTGCGGCGAGCGGTCGAAAACCTGAAGGTGAACCTCTTCGCCACTTCGCTGAGTGTTCTCACGCTGGCGCTCTGCCTGCTCCTTCTGGGGACTTTTTCGGTCGCGTTTTGGGCGGTCCGGCAATGGGTGCCTCAATGGATGGCGGAAGCCAAGGCGGTCGCCTACCTGCGAGATGGTGTCTCCGACGACCGCCTGCACGCCCTGGCCAGAGAATTGGAAAGGTGGCCTGAGGTGGATTCAGTGGTCCCCGTGCCCAGGGAAGAGGCCTGGCGGCGTCTTCAGGAAAGGCTGGACCGCTGGCGGGACGTTTTCGACGGCTTTGAAAGCAATCCGTTGCCGGATTCTTTGGAAATTTCGTTTCGCCCTGGAGCAGTTACGGCCGAGGAGATGGACGGGCTCGTGGAAAAGATCGAAGCCATCGCCGAAGTGGAGGACGTCTATTCGGGAAGCGTCTGGCAGCGGAAGATCGAAGGGGCGCTGCACTTGATCCAGGTGGTGGGAATCGCTCTGGTGGCTTTGCTCTTTTTTGCGACCACTCTCATCGTCTCCAACACGGTGAAGTTGACCGTCCTCGCAAGGCGGAACGAAATCGAAGTTTATTCGATCGTTGGAGCGACGGAGGGATTCATTCGGCTGCCGTTTGTTCTCGAAGGATTACTTCAGGGCGTGATGGGGGGCGTCCTGGCCGCAGGGCCCCTGACGTTTGCCTTGCTGGCGGCGCGGCGCATTCTTCCCGAACCGCTGGCCGAGACCCTTGCGCTGGGGCCGCAAGAGATCCTGGAATGCCTTTTCGGGTTGCTCCTGGTCGGCGTTTTGTTGAGCTGCCTCGGGTCCTGGCTGGCACTGAGACGGTTCCTGAAGGTCTGA
- the ftsE gene encoding cell division ATP-binding protein FtsE, translating to MSERRASPLRPGFGGSRPEAGAGGALIQCFNVGKRYVRGHEVIRDANLQIQQGQFVFLMGPSGAGKTTFLKLLLALEPLSEGQIVIDGRNLRRLPRRDIPALRRQVGMVFQDFKLLGSASVLKNVALPLEVVGRPSAYIQKKVHYILRFVGLEAKASLPCRQLSGGEQQRVAIARAVANDPKIVLADEPTGNLDECSSERVMELFKEIHFRGATVIVATHDARLPGLFPESRKVRIEGGRFHEDAPIGRQPCSGRPTGDPWL from the coding sequence ATGAGTGAAAGGCGGGCGTCCCCGCTGCGCCCTGGGTTCGGGGGATCTCGGCCGGAAGCCGGAGCGGGAGGGGCGCTGATCCAGTGTTTCAATGTAGGCAAGCGCTATGTCAGGGGACACGAGGTGATCCGGGATGCCAACCTCCAGATCCAGCAAGGCCAGTTCGTTTTTCTGATGGGGCCGAGCGGTGCTGGAAAGACCACCTTCTTGAAGCTTCTTTTGGCCTTGGAACCCCTCAGTGAGGGGCAGATCGTCATCGACGGCCGAAACTTGAGACGCCTGCCCAGGCGCGACATTCCCGCTTTGAGGCGGCAGGTGGGGATGGTCTTCCAGGACTTCAAGCTCCTGGGATCGGCTTCCGTTTTGAAGAACGTGGCTCTGCCCCTGGAAGTCGTCGGCAGACCCAGCGCCTACATCCAGAAGAAAGTGCATTACATCCTTCGTTTCGTGGGGCTCGAGGCCAAAGCGTCGCTGCCGTGCCGGCAGCTGTCCGGGGGGGAACAGCAGCGGGTGGCCATTGCCCGGGCGGTGGCCAACGATCCCAAAATCGTTCTGGCGGACGAGCCCACCGGGAACCTGGACGAGTGTTCGTCCGAGCGGGTTATGGAGCTGTTCAAGGAGATCCATTTCCGCGGAGCGACGGTGATTGTGGCCACCCACGACGCGCGATTGCCGGGGCTTTTTCCCGAAAGCCGGAAGGTGCGGATCGAAGGCGGGCGGTTCCACGAAGACGCACCCATCGGCCGGCAGCCCTGCTCCGGCAGGCCAACGGGGGATCCTTGGTTATAG
- a CDS encoding DUF4258 domain-containing protein, with the protein MGPFPSWSLGTRGKKRQIKVDWMEQVLTAPEVIETDPVDPDLEHRLARIAEFVNRVLRVIVNAKKRPPHVVTAFFDRRRTTQ; encoded by the coding sequence GTGGGGCCGTTCCCAAGCTGGAGCTTGGGAACAAGGGGAAAAAAGCGCCAGATCAAAGTCGATTGGATGGAACAGGTATTGACCGCGCCGGAGGTGATCGAAACCGATCCGGTGGACCCGGACTTGGAACATCGCCTGGCGCGCATTGCTGAGTTCGTCAATCGGGTGCTACGGGTGATTGTCAACGCTAAGAAAAGGCCACCGCATGTTGTGACCGCATTTTTTGATCGAAGGAGGACCACTCAATGA
- a CDS encoding DUF2283 domain-containing protein — protein MKLKVDQQADALYLTLSEAPAARSEEASPGIILDYDDQDRVVGIEMLYLSKRAPGVEVRKLLFETIPEFA, from the coding sequence ATGAAACTGAAAGTGGACCAACAAGCCGATGCGCTGTATCTCACCCTGAGCGAAGCGCCAGCGGCCCGTTCAGAGGAAGCATCGCCGGGGATCATTCTGGATTACGACGATCAAGACCGAGTGGTCGGTATCGAGATGCTATACCTATCCAAGCGAGCGCCGGGAGTCGAAGTTCGCAAATTGTTATTCGAAACGATCCCGGAATTCGCCTGA
- a CDS encoding nucleotidyltransferase — protein MKTRISLPSEQITDYYRIWQITELSLFGSVLRDDFRPDIDVEVRVRFHEDARHTLSPMRRGADLLLLVPKLQLRNTYDWIGIVNNFADIA, from the coding sequence ATGAAAACCAGAATTTCGCTACCCAGTGAACAAATCACCGATTATTACCGCATATGGCAGATTACCGAACTATCCTTGTTCGGTTCGGTCTTGCGCGATGATTTCCGCCCGGACATCGACGTGGAGGTGCGGGTACGCTTTCATGAAGATGCCCGCCATACCCTAAGTCCAATGAGAAGGGGTGCAGATCTTTTGCTTCTTGTTCCCAAGCTCCAGCTTAGGAACACATATGATTGGATCGGAATAGTAAATAACTTTGCAGATATAGCCTAG
- a CDS encoding MBL fold metallo-hydrolase yields the protein MRLRNGLYVYLWESLTENNCNSYLVDGPVRTLIDPGHLHLLPELERRMAEDGFRLSDVHLAVTTHPHPDHCEALPALQARGSRIAMHEEAEAFLTEFRAQWEAMTGKKVPAFRVDFHLRQGRLQLGSETFRVLETPGHAPGSICLYWEEEKALFSGDVIFFQSVGRVDLPGGNDALLLQSLDRLMELDVELLLPGHGPYLEGRGAVKENFYLVRNHFFGMV from the coding sequence ATGAGGCTTCGCAACGGACTGTACGTTTATCTTTGGGAATCACTGACGGAAAATAACTGCAACAGTTATCTGGTGGACGGCCCGGTGAGAACGCTCATCGACCCGGGACACCTGCACCTCCTGCCTGAGCTGGAGCGGCGGATGGCTGAAGACGGATTCCGCCTTTCGGATGTCCACCTGGCCGTCACCACCCACCCGCATCCCGATCATTGCGAAGCGCTTCCGGCTCTCCAGGCGAGAGGTTCGCGTATTGCCATGCATGAAGAAGCCGAGGCGTTTCTGACCGAGTTTCGCGCCCAGTGGGAGGCCATGACAGGAAAGAAGGTGCCCGCCTTCCGCGTGGACTTCCACCTGCGGCAGGGCAGGTTGCAGTTGGGGTCGGAAACGTTTCGAGTGCTGGAAACCCCGGGCCATGCGCCGGGTTCCATCTGCCTGTATTGGGAGGAAGAGAAGGCTTTATTCTCCGGGGATGTGATTTTCTTTCAAAGCGTGGGGCGGGTCGACCTTCCCGGGGGGAACGATGCTCTCCTGCTGCAGAGCCTGGACCGACTGATGGAGCTGGACGTGGAACTGCTCCTGCCGGGGCACGGCCCTTATCTGGAAGGGCGCGGTGCGGTAAAAGAAAATTTCTACCTTGTGAGAAACCACTTTTTCGGGATGGTCTAG